In Streptomyces sannanensis, the DNA window TGAAGTCATTGGCTACGGTCTGCACGCCCCACCCGGCAAGCTCACAGGTGGCAAACCTGCCACCGGAGGCGCCGCAGCGCTTGAGGGTCTTTCTGGGAGTCCGTACCGCCGTCCACATCCTCTTTATGGTCCTGGCTCGACCAAATGGAACGACAAGTCCGACCGCTCCGATCGCAAACTTTCCGGACCAGTAGATGGAGCGCCGGTTCGGATTCCGGCCGACCCTGGTCATCTTGTTGGTGAACCGGTTCCATTGTTTCTTGAACCAGTTCCTTCCGTCGAGGTCGTACTGGTTGACGGGGTCGCCGGGGTAGCCGTAGCGGTTGGTGAGCGACGACACCGACCGCCGCGAGCGATGCGGATGCCGGCGCGCGGGACAGGCCAGCCGGCCAGGGGGGCGTCACTCTTCTTCGAGGAGATCTGGGGAGCGCGCTCCCCGGCGCCGATCGGCTCTGGCGCAGAAGCCGGGAAAGCTTCGTGATGTTCCCGAGGTTCCCGCACCGCCGTATGTCGTCGCATCTGTCCATCGCCTGTGGCCGTCGTACCGAGAGGGTTCACTATCATGACGACGGCCCCGCATGTCGCCCCTTCGGCCTTTTGGCCAGTCCGCGAAGGTACGCGCCGGTCGGCCAGACGACTGGCGACCATAGACAGTAGGCAGCGACCAATACGGCCACAATGAGGAACCCAGGTGCCAAGAGAAATTGACCAACAGCCTTGACTCTGCCGATCACGCCTCCTGCACCCTGCAGGAGGCCGGAGGCAAAGATACAAAAAGCGCTTAGGACCAGGAGGTGAAGTCCAGCCGTAAAGCGGGACCAGGGCCCGGTCGGCCTGATGCTCGCACTTGGCGAGATGAACACAGGTGCCACCACAGGAGCTAAGGCGGCATAGAGGAATACGGCGATCGAAACAATGATGGTCGATGTACGTGAAACGTATCCCAGAAGATGATCAATGAACCCCCCCGGCTGTGTCGCCGCAGCACCGGCTGCCCCTACGAGTAGCAGCCACATATAAGCCAGGCAGAGAGCCACCCGATTTCGCGTATTCCTGTCCGCATCGCTCATGGTTTCCTCGTCTTCTCCTGCCGCTGTTCAAGAGCAGATCTCGGGTGACCGGGTGGCGCAGCGATAAGGCGCGCCACCCGGTCCCCTATCATCGCTCAAAGACGCGGTTGCGGGTGCAGTGTCCTAACAGTGACCTCGGCGAGCGTAGCGGCCAAGATGCCACCCCGCCCCCATGGTCATGGCTCCGCCGACCACGTCTCCGTTCACGCTCTTGCCTCGCACGACGTAGCCAGCCGTAGAGACAGCGCCCCAGAGCCCTGCTCCATAGGAGAGGCAGCCTCTGATAGATCGGCCGTTGACTCGTGGTGCCCTGTGCTTACCCGCGCGCGCGTAGCGGCTGATGGAGCGGACCCTCGGTGCCGCGTGTCTGGCGGCCCGCACAGCTCGTACGGCGCGGTAGGCGCGGTATCCCCGTATGCCCCATGCGACTGCGCCGACGCCAGGGATGAAGCCGGCGGCGGTCAGTGCGATGTCCCACTTATATTTCCAGGCAACCCGACCAACCTTCTTGACACCGCGCTTTATTTTGCTCCACCAGCTCTTGCCGTCGAGGTCGAACTGGTTGACCGGGTCGCCGGGGTAGGCGTAGGCGTTGTCGCCGCCACCGTAGACGGGGTCGATGGAGAGGAAGCGTCCGGTGTTCGGGTTGTAGAGGCGGACGCCCATGAGGGTGAGGCCGGTGAGGGTCTCGGTGGAGCGCTGCTTGGCCCCGAGCCAGTTGTAGCGGGTGGCCGCCTGGCCGGCGCGTGGGTTGCCGTACTCGTCGCCGTCCAGGGCCACGGGCGCCTTGCTGGTGTCCAGCGGGAGCTGGAGCGCGACGTCACCATGGATGGTGGTGAGGTGCAGGACGGCGTCGCCGGTCTTGCTGGTGGTGGCCGCCAGGTCGCCGGTCGCCGAGCTCACATTGCGGGTCATGGTGCCCGTGGCGGTGTCCTCGACGATCCACCGCGGGTTGTCACCGTCGCCCGCGTAGTGGTTGAGCTTGGAACCAGTCTGGGTCCAGGTGCTGCCGCTGCCCGTTTCGACCTTCCAGGAACGGAAGCGCAGGTCGGCGTCGAGCTGCCAGGTCTGACGCTTGCCACCGGAAATCTGCTGGTAGGCCAGGTCGTTGGCGTAGTAGCCGATGGTGCTCCCGGGCAGGGCGGTGGTGCGGCCGAAGGCGTCGTAGGTGTAGCCGGTGTCGATGAGCCGGTCGGCGCTGTCGTAGGTGTGGCTGGTGGTGATGCCTCCCGTGGTGGTGCAGTCCAGGCCAGGGGCCGCTGTCGTGGTGGTGCGGGTCTTGCGGTTGGTACGCCCGTCGAAGGTGTAGCTGCGCCGCTCGCAAACGGTGTCCGCGGTGTCCTCGACGGTGACCAGGCGGCCGATCGCGTCGTAACGGTAGGTCTGGTCGGACCAGCCGTCGTGCGAGGCGACCTGCCCGTGGATGGACTCTGTCACGGTGTCGGAGTAGACGACCGTACCGTCGCTGTCGCGGGTATAGGTCCGCTGCAGCGTGCTGCCGGTGGTCTCCTTGGTGACCGTGAGGGTGTAACCGCCGGGCAGCTTCTCGGTCCTGACCTGACCCTCGGCGTCATAGGTGGCCTGGAAGGCGCCGGCGACGGAGTCGGTGGTCTTGGTGGCCAGACCGCGCGGCTCGACGGTGTGATCGTAGGTGTAGGTGACGGTTGACGGCACGTTGTCACCGACCTTGACCGGCCTGTTCAGCAGGTCGTACTCGGTTGTGGTGACACCGCCGTCGGCGTCGGTATAGGAGATGGGGCGGCCGAGTTTGTCGTACGCCTTGGTGATCGTTCCGCCGGTCGGTGAAGTGGTCTTGACGGCCTGGCCGGTGGCCGGGTCGTACTCGGTGGTGGACTCCGGCACCGCCTGGCCGACGCCGCCCGTGACGGCGACCTTGGTCTGCCGTCCTGCGTTGTCGTACGTGGTCGTGGTGGTGCGGGTGACGCCGTTGGCCGTCTCGATGGCCTTGGCCGGGTTGCCCCACCAGTTGTACTCGGTGGTCGTGGTCGGCAGCTGAGTCGGGTTGGTGCCGCCGCCGGTGATGGCACCGGCCGGGCCGGTGGAGCACACCAGGTCGGCCCATTCCGGGCGGCCCTGGCAGGTGCCCGTTCCGCTCGCGGACCAGTACGTGGTCAACCGGGTCGAGGTGTCCGTGCCGGTCGCGCCGGGCAGGAGCTGCTTGGTGACGCGCCCCTGGGCGTCGTACTCGGTGGTCTCGGTGATCGCGAGGCCACCGGGGTCCTTGATGGTCTTCGTCGGCAGGCCGAGCGCCCAGTCGTAAACCGTCTGCCGAGCCCGGGCCTCACCGAGCACGGTGGGGTGCTCCCGGACCTGGGCGCCGGTCGTGGTCTTGGTGATCTGGTCCTTGACCTTCGCCGTTCCGTCGGTGGGCCGACCGGCGTCGTACTCGTTGACCGTCCAGGTGCGGGCGGTGACAGACGTACCCGCGGGAACCAGGGTGGTGGTTCCGGACTTCAGGTCAGCCGCGAGGTCGACGCGCCGCAGCGGGCCGAACTCCTCCAGCTCACGGGTGCCGTTCTCGTCGTAGACGGACCTCGTGGTGAGCAGGTCGGCACGCTCGGCGCTGGTGAGCTGGCCGATGCCCAGATCGGCCTGAAGCGCCCTGTCGGCCGCGGTGGCGCCCAGGGCGACGGCCCGGTTGACGGCGCTGAGTTCGCGGACCTTGTTACCGAACCGGTCGTACTCCGTGGTGGTGATGTGCCCGCCAGGAGTTGCCGCGTTGACGGTCCGTCCCGACACGCCCATGTAGGTGACCTCGGCACGGGCGTAGGAGCTGGCCGTCAGGCCACTGCCTTCGTTGGACGCGGGGACGACATCGGCCGGGAAGACAGCGGTGGCGTCCGTCGGCGCGTCGAGCTGGCCCCACGTCTTCACGTCAGCCGCACCCATCTTGTACGGCGCTGCCGTACCGGTGAGCGGAACGTCGTAGACGACGGAAGTCGTCGCGGTGCCCTCCTGGACGTCGCTGGTGCCCTGCTTCAGGCCGGAGCGGGACGCATTGAGAAGCATGCCTTCACCGGTGGTGGCGGCGTTGCCGGCCTTGCCGTAGGTGAAGGACCAGGGAAGTTCACCGGCCGGGGTCAGACCGATGACCCGGCCCGCCGCGTCATAGCTGTACTCGGTCTTGAGCGACGGGCTGATCTGCGGATTCCACGCCTGTCGCAGTCGGCCGGCCGCATCGTAGACGTACGCTTGGTTCAAGAGCAGCTACAGCGGCGGCGCAGGCGGCGAATGCGTCGAGGTTGACGCGTCCCCCGATCTCGTCCATGTCCGTGACTCCAAGCGGCCCCTCGACGGTGACGTGCTGACGTTCACCGCGGCCCAGTGGGAAGGATTCGTACGGCTGATCGCCTTGTGACGCGGGCGGCCGACGCGGCCCCGGACGCGCTCAGGCCTCCGTTGCCGCGGACAGTCCGCCCAGCAGCAGGCCCGTCAGTCCGCGTATCCACTCCTTGTCGACCGGTTCCGCGCTGACCAGGGCGCGGTGGACCACCGCGCCCGCGATCACGTCGAAGATCAGGTCGTCGACATGCGCCGCGGAGGCCTCGTCCGGTGCGGGGGGCAGCTCGCCGCGGGCCTGGGCGCGTCTGCGGCCCAGCAGGACCAGCCGTTTCTGGCGGTCGACGATCGAGTCCCGGATGCGTTCCCGCAGGGCCTCGTCCCGGGTGGACTCGGCCACTACGGCCATCAGGGCCGTACGGGCCTCCGGGCGCTCCAGCAGTGCCGCGAACTCCAGCACCACACCCTCGATGTCGGCCGCGAGGCTGCCCCGGTCCGGTACCTCCAGTTCGTCGAAGAGGACGGCGACGGCGTCCACGACGAGTTCGTTCTTGCCCGGCCAGCGGCGATACAGGGTCGTCTTGGCGACCCCCGCACGGCTGGCCACATCCCCCAGCGTCAGTTTGGACCAGCCCAGCTCGACCAGGGCCGCCCTGGTGGCGTCCAGGATCGCGGCGTCGGCCGCGGCGCTGCGCGGGCGGCCGGTCCGGGCGCTCTGGGAAGGGTTGCGGCTCGGCATGCCGGAGACCATACCCGCCGGTAGCTATCGCACGGGGGAGTGTTTGCCGAACGGCCCGTGAGGGAGATCACCGGTGAACGCCTGTTCCGGTGCGTCCCCGTCCAGTTACGCTACGGCTCGTAGCGAAAGCCGAAAGTCTTGATCGGCTCGAGCGACGACCACTGGCGCCCGGGTGGGGACCCAAGCGCCGCACAGCAGGAAACGGACCGAGTCCGTCAGGGGCCCGCACACCGGCGTGGCCGCGGGCGGGCCCGGTTCGCGTACGACGGGATCGTCACGGCATGCGCGCGGAAGGGGGAGGATGTACTCATGCAGCAGCAGCCTAGGAACATGTCAGTGAGCGGCGCCGTCGACCTCGCCGCGGTGAAGGCGGCCGGAGAGGCCAAGGCCAAGGCCGAGCAGGTGCGGGCGGAGGCCGCCCGGCAGGGCGGCGGTGGCGCCGTGTCCCCTGCGAGCCTGGTGATCGACGTCGATGAGGCGGGCTTCGAGCGCGACGTTCTCATGCGCTCCAACGAGGTTCCGGTCGTCATCGACTTCTGGGCCGAATGGTGCGAGCCGTGCAAGCAGCTCGGCCCGCTGCTGGAGCGGCTGGCGGTCGACTACAACGGCCGTTTCCTGCTGGCGAAGATCGACGTCGACGCCAATCAGATGCTGATGCAGCAGTTCGGGATCCAGGGCATTCCGGCGGTCTTCGCGGTCGTCGCCGGTCAGGCGCTGCCGCTCTTCCAGGGCGCGGCTCCCGAGGCGCAGATCCGGGCCACCCTCGACCAGCTGATCCAGGTCGCCGAGGACCGCTTCGGTCTCACCGGGCTCGCCGTCGACGCCGACGCGGCCGCGGAGGGTGTGCGGCCCGCCGTCCCGGCCGGCCCGTACGACGCCCTGCTGGAGGCGGCGGCGCAGGCGCTGGACGCCGGCGACCTCGGCGGTGCCGTCCAGGCGTACAAGAACGTGCTGGTCGACGACCCGACCAACCCCGAGGCCAAGCTGGGGCTTGCCCAGGCCGAACTGCTCTCCCGTGTGCAGGGCCTGGACGCCCAGCAGGTCCGTAAGAGCGCGGCCGACAACCCGGACGACGTGCGGGCGCAGATCGACGCGGCCGACCTCGACCTGGTCGGCGGTCATGTCAACGACGCCTTCGGCCGGCTCGTCGAGACGG includes these proteins:
- a CDS encoding TetR/AcrR family transcriptional regulator, which codes for MPSRNPSQSARTGRPRSAAADAAILDATRAALVELGWSKLTLGDVASRAGVAKTTLYRRWPGKNELVVDAVAVLFDELEVPDRGSLAADIEGVVLEFAALLERPEARTALMAVVAESTRDEALRERIRDSIVDRQKRLVLLGRRRAQARGELPPAPDEASAAHVDDLIFDVIAGAVVHRALVSAEPVDKEWIRGLTGLLLGGLSAATEA
- a CDS encoding tetratricopeptide repeat protein, with protein sequence MSVSGAVDLAAVKAAGEAKAKAEQVRAEAARQGGGGAVSPASLVIDVDEAGFERDVLMRSNEVPVVIDFWAEWCEPCKQLGPLLERLAVDYNGRFLLAKIDVDANQMLMQQFGIQGIPAVFAVVAGQALPLFQGAAPEAQIRATLDQLIQVAEDRFGLTGLAVDADAAAEGVRPAVPAGPYDALLEAAAQALDAGDLGGAVQAYKNVLVDDPTNPEAKLGLAQAELLSRVQGLDAQQVRKSAADNPDDVRAQIDAADLDLVGGHVNDAFGRLVETVRRTAGEDRDAARVRLLELFEVVGAEDSRVTAARTALARVLF